CCTGAACTAATGACTCGAAAAACCACCGTTGTTATTCAACTACAGGAACAATGACTAGTCTACGAAAATCCCACCCTTTAATCAAGATCATTAACAGCTCCGTTATTGATCTTCCCGCCCCTTCAAATATTTCTGCATGATGAAACTTTGGTTCCCTCTTAGGCCTCTGCCTAGTTGCCCAAATCGTCACAGGACTTTTGCTCGCAATGCACTATACAGCGGATGCCTCCACCGCATTCTCCTCCGTCGTACACATCTGCCGAGACGTTAATTACGGGTGACTAATCCGTAATGTTCACGCTAACGGCGCATCATTCTTCTTTATTTGCATCTACCTTCACATCGGACGAGGCCTATACTATGGATCCTACGTCAACAAAGAAACATGAAACATCGGAGTGGTTCTCCTAATACTTGTAATAGCTACCGCCTTCGTAGGTTACGTCCTCCCTTGAGGACAAATGTCCTTCTGGGGAGCCACAGTCATTACAAACCTTCTCTCAGCCATCCCCTACGTGGGAAATACCTTAGTCCAATGAATCTGAGGAGGATTCTCGGTCGACAACGCCACCCTAACTCGATTCTTCACCTTTCACTTCCTCCTCCCCTTCATTCTAGCGGCGGTTACACTTCTTCACCTATTCTTTCTCCACGAAACCGGTTCAAACAACCCCACAGGTTTGACCTCAGCAGGGGACAAAGTCCCTTTCCACCCGTACTTCACCTATAAAGACTTACTAGGATTCGCAGTCATGCTAGCTCTTTTAGCTACCCTAGCTATATTTGCCCCTAACCTCCTAGGAGATCCAGACAACTTTACCCCTGCGAACCCTCTTGTAACCCCCCCTCATATTAAACCAGAATGGTACTTTCTTTTCGCCTACGCTATCCTACGCTCAATTCCTAACAAATTAGGGGGAGTCCTAGCCTTACTCGCCGCCATTCTTGTCTTATTTGCTGTCCCTTTCCTTCACACCTCGAAACAACGAGGAATAATGTTTCGGCCCCTCTCACAATTCTTATTCTGGACATTAGTAGCTGACGTAATTATCCTCACATGAATCGGCGGAATACCAGTAGAAGACCCATACATTGTTATTGGACAAATTGCGTCCGCCCTCTACTTCCTTCTTTTCCTAGTCCTCATGCCCCTAGCCGGATGACTAGAAAACAAAGCCCTTAAATTATCCTGCAATAGTAGCTCAGTATTAGAGCGCCGGCCTTGTAAGCCGGACGC
This DNA window, taken from Solea senegalensis mitochondrion, complete genome, encodes the following:
- the CYTB gene encoding cytochrome b (TAA stop codon is completed by the addition of 3' A residues to the mRNA); the protein is MTSLRKSHPLIKIINSSVIDLPAPSNISAWWNFGSLLGLCLVAQIVTGLLLAMHYTADASTAFSSVVHICRDVNYGWLIRNVHANGASFFFICIYLHIGRGLYYGSYVNKETWNIGVVLLMLVMATAFVGYVLPWGQMSFWGATVITNLLSAIPYVGNTLVQWIWGGFSVDNATLTRFFTFHFLLPFILAAVTLLHLFFLHETGSNNPTGLTSAGDKVPFHPYFTYKDLLGFAVMLALLATLAMFAPNLLGDPDNFTPANPLVTPPHIKPEWYFLFAYAILRSIPNKLGGVLALLAAILVLFAVPFLHTSKQRGMMFRPLSQFLFWTLVADVIILTWIGGMPVEDPYIVIGQIASALYFLLFLVLMPLAGWLENKALKLS